AATAAAGTGGgataaaatgtgatttttaacatttttcatgtgAATAACGCGttgttcttttagtttttagtatGCTGttacattctttttttctttttctatctaCAAGCTTTGATTATTAAATAGTATCATTTTGctagtacaaaaaaaaaaaaaaaataggatcaTTTTGcttaatttgtaaataaaacAGGATAAAGATTCTTTATTATTAGACTACTCGAATTTTTGTTGGTTAGCCTAAGAGAAGGGGTTTGATAGGGATAAGCTAGATTTGGGTGAGATGGATTTAGTAGTTCAATCATGTGTGTTTCTATCAGGGTTATGAAGCCCATCTATCTCTGATAGTTTATGATGCGAGACTCACATGTCCAAAACAAGTAAGTCCCACAACTCTCACTCTTAAGATGCCTTAATTTGTATAAAGAGTTGTACGTAACAAGATCCCACTCCAGTAAAACAAGCTAtatatgcccatatatataagACATGTCACCAATTATCTAGAAagtttaattcattaattaattaacattctaataCACTTACTCATGTATGAGTTCGAATTTAATTAAAGTGAGAAGTAAATAACATAAATAATTAAGGTCCGtaagataaatttaatctttaatAAATATTCTATCAGGAATTAATGGGTAAGATAGTTAAGTGATGAAAGCATATACCTCGAAATAGTGTTTGTAAATGAAATTAGGGATGTTGGGCAGCTTGTAGGTGGCAATGTCAAAAAGCAATTCAACTCCCTTGACGGAGTCCGGAAGCAAATACTCTGGCCAGGATTTGAAACCGATCCTCTCAAGGGATGCAGCAGAGATAGACTCGGTCAAGGCCATGACAGAGCATGTCACCACCAAAGACTCAACCAAGTCCGGGAACATATCAGCCATCTTGAACCCAACCATCCCTCCATAGCTCAACCCTACCAAGGTGCACCTCTCCACCCCCAGCATCCTCAGACCCTTAGCCACACACTCCGCTTGAAACTTCAGCGACCGCTCAGATTTGTCGGTGAGTGAACCGCCAAAGAAGACCAAATCCGGAACAAAAACTCTGTACTTTCTCGCTAGAGCTAAGGCTTGGAACTGCCATGTCATAATACCATCCGCCCCAAACCCATGAAGAAAAACCACAGCAGGCTTCGGTTTGCTTGCTTTGTTACTGGCGTCGTTGCCGACCCAGAAGTTCATCACTGTTCCTGGTTCTATTTCCACCATTTGGGGTTTCACCCCAGCAAGCCTCATTAGTCCACGCAACAGTGGCCTGTATACTGCAAAAAAGTTTAccatctctctcactctctcttccAAGAGACACGTACAAACACAAAGGAATGAAGAAATTCGCGCAAATAAAGTTGTTATTAGAGCACTATCCATAGATTCTTAACCATTTTTTCTATACCTAataaacaaaactattttttgctttcctataaaaaaataccttacaataaattctcttaatttttcctatatcgattaaatattcttttttactcttattttattattctttatctttcctacttttatttttttattcatttttttttcctctcgtCTTCTCCGTCCCCTCTCTCTCAAAACTAACTTTCTCGGTTCTTCCTATTACCTTCCTTTACTCTCATCAAAAACCAAGAGATCAGAGATAtactgagagagagattgagggAGAGAGTGAAATAGAGAGGGAAAGCCGgagcttgagagagagaatCGGAGATGTAGAGGGGTCGATCCACGAAGACTCGAAGACCCGATAAGCCGAAAGGGAGAGTAGAGGCGCCGAATCTCCGATGGATCTCTGTTGGGTCGTCGCCGGTGAAACAGGGACCGAATTTTCGGTGGATTGACGGAGGAGACGTGATTTCTGGTTGAGCAGAGCCAATTTTCTGACAATGATTGCCGGACTACATGGTGTGGTTCCACAAGACCATTACTATCTTtctatacaacttttcaccaccttatttATGTGATAAGGTGGTCCtccaccttattttatttttaaaactcaaaaaatagtaggggaccaccttgccacatagacatgatagtgaaaagttgtataaaaaattggtAATGAATCGttactatatatatgagaatttgaatttgaaacttTTAGATTTTCTTTATGATAGCCTATATTCATTGGCATCCTTGTCAGTgacatatttttgaatttccaGACCCTAGTTTGTATTCTTATTAAGtgatattatataattatatcgAGAACTTGTAATCTTTTAGACAACTATGATTTATGCATGTCTTATGGGTTATGAAAATTAGTTACTTTTTTAGCTAATTTAGAttgttgttatttatttatttatttttatctgaattaagaagaagaagaagatagctATAGAACGGAAAGATTCTCACATTCTGTGGCATTTCACATTAGTGTTGGTTGTGATTTCAAGCTCCACAGGACCACAACcacaagcattaaaaaaaaaaaaaaaaacaaacaaacacacagGCACACAAATGAATGGATCCAATATTAATGACACGAATTTATTAATGAAGCGACCCATTACATCGCCACGTGCATATTAGCAGGGACCATGCtctctttgtattttattttattatttaagtaAATAATGAATGGTGGAGAAGTTCACATCGTCCATCTATTGCCGATCTAATTTTGATCAGAAATTAATAAATGTTGTGAAAAAAGAAGGGGACAGAAAACGTAAGCTTAGGCTCTGACGAACGCTCAGATTTGTCGGTGAGTGAACAGCCAAAGAAATGTAAAAATTTGCCAGTGATCAGCAGAGTCTATACTtaacaaaaagccaaaaaaaaaagtgtgtatTTTTTTCCCGGTACGTACGTAGGTACACTGGTACAGATGTTAGTAGGTACTGATGTTAATGTTTGAACTTTACCGTCTCGTCAATTGCATGACAGGGGGAGGAAATGCTATTAACACTCACACTCTCACTCTCATACTATTTAATGTTGTTAGAGCATTTCTCTTACAAGAAAGTGAAACAAACTTTGAGGGCagattttattcttgaaaatcgaCCAGCCAGAAAAAAGTTTTTGTGCGAGAGAAAAAGGTCAAGATGAAAATTCAATGTATATGTGTAGACTTTATTGGTATATGTAATTAACTTTAAACACACTGCAACTTGTAAACTATGGACAAAACCGATACTAAATCATATTATATAGGCCGGGCTATGGGCATTTATACTCCATTTATAGATAAAGGTGTAGCAGGATTAGCATAGTCCCACATGAATAGGAGCAAGACAACCTGTCAATGCCATTCCAATACCTTCACTAAAATTGTCTTTTATAGACTTTATTCCACTACCAAACACATATAATGATGGATTCAGggcatttataaataaattaaaggtgTCGGCAGGAAGATTAGCATGGTTCTCCACATGAATAAGTGCAAGGCAACATGTTGGTGTTGTACCAATACTATCAC
The sequence above is drawn from the Alnus glutinosa chromosome 11, dhAlnGlut1.1, whole genome shotgun sequence genome and encodes:
- the LOC133882669 gene encoding uncharacterized protein LOC133882669 isoform X2 — translated: MVNFFAVYRPLLRGLMRLAGVKPQMVEIEPGTVMNFWVGNDASNKASKPKPAVVFLHGFGADGIMTWQFQALALARKYRVFVPDLVFFGGSLTDKSERSLKFQAECVAKGLRMLGVERCTLVGLSYGGMVGFKMADMFPDLVESLVVTCSVMALTESISAASLERIGFKSWPEYLLPDSVKGVELLFDIATYKLPNIPNFIYKHYFEVMFDNRKEKVELLKALVIDGKDITLTHYPQATGKQNSAPTH
- the LOC133882669 gene encoding uncharacterized protein LOC133882669 isoform X1 yields the protein MVNFFAVYRPLLRGLMRLAGVKPQMVEIEPGTVMNFWVGNDASNKASKPKPAVVFLHGFGADGIMTWQFQALALARKYRVFVPDLVFFGGSLTDKSERSLKFQAECVAKGLRMLGVERCTLVGLSYGGMVGFKMADMFPDLVESLVVTCSVMALTESISAASLERIGFKSWPEYLLPDSVKGVELLFDIATYKLPNIPNFIYKHYFEVMFDNRKEKVELLKALVIDGKDITLTHYPQRVHLLWGGNDIIYTMEVANNIKRQLGNRTRLQHIEKAGHLVQMERPFVYNKRLKEILSTLWEDGHKKQ